In Brienomyrus brachyistius isolate T26 unplaced genomic scaffold, BBRACH_0.4 scaffold68, whole genome shotgun sequence, a genomic segment contains:
- the LOC125725511 gene encoding histone deacetylase 7-like isoform X1, producing MDLRVSQRSGRSGSIPTTINQQPVYLDHFPLQPCGWVSKQQLQRHVRFNRDPCEEEDKEKPVQQLRNKAKSQQSAIASSAVKKKLQEVILKKRQQAAQERIRSSPASSSLGRCRELPLESDAAPEPFLLSPPAQPPSETPKHPLLRRTASEPSLKFRPKKHLARMSPLARKESTPGPAKHATSEPLDSSASSSSTPASGSSSPNDSLAPDNGVLPPTVSLAHEDDASSHFRVHTPCTMPTISLGRPANSKSDRTTMLPGAPQVYVPLGLEEIPVQTSSRLQPMVILEPSGLLRTQLLTVHGPVPCLADVPLQFSSQAEFLVPQGQHKLLSRTRSEPLPQSPQSVHTQLLQAHLSKVTLPHHRLCHHTLLGTYYHLSKLMWKSSEKPRLGQIPSEEMDSEEAGQERGDASQGRPRMDLLREAELASGGERRSNLQQKPLLSQSLLWEQLRLHSQRQAVHLEAGPIPMVLRGTHRTLSRTQSSPASTSLSLPDKALSLPTPENPSKPRFTTGLMYDSQMLKHQCNCGDNSSHPEHAGRIQSILSRLQERGLRNQCEIIQGKKASLEELQLVHSEKHVLLYGTNPLNRLKLDPRKLSGILSERMFVMLPCGGVGVDNDTIWNEMYTSTASRVAAGGVTELAFKVATGELKNGFAVVRPPGHHATHSAPMGFCFFNSVAIAAKQLQHKLNASKILIVDWDVHHGNGTQETFYSDPSVLFISLHRYDDGNFFPGSGGPTEVGSGTGEGFNVNVAWTGGLDPPMGDAEYLAAFRTVVMPIAREFSPDVVLVSSGFDAATGHPPPLGGYKVSARCFGYMTQQLMELAGGRVVLALEGGYDLTAICDASEACVSALLGIEMEPLPEETLQQKPNVNAVRSLQRVLLVHGEYWPSVKHTVHTVDLSFRQAQRHEHEENDTVTALASLSVGVLHNKSRTHEEPMDHNDESF from the exons ATGGACCTGCGAGTGAGCCAGAGATCAGGCCGTTCCGGCTCCATTCCCACTACCATCAACCAGCAGCCTGTCTACTTAGACCACTTCCCGCTTCAGCCGTGCGGCTGGGTCTCCAAGCAGCAGCTGCAGCGGCATGTCCGG TTCAACAGGGATCCATGTGAGGAGGAAGACAAGGAGAAACCAGTACAGCAACTGCGGAACAAGGCCAAGAGCCAGCAGA GTGCCATAGCTAGTTCTGCGGTAAAGAAAAAACTCCAAGAAGTGATTCTGAAGAAACGGCAACAGGCTGCCCAGGAACGGATTAGGTCCAGCCCCGCCAGCAGCTCCCTGGGGAGATGTCG GGAGCTGCCGCTTGAGTCTGACGCTGCCCCGGAGCCCTTCCTGCTGAGCCCGCCTGCACAGCCCCCCAGCGAGACCCCCAAACATCCACTGCTAAGAAGGACAG CTTCGGAGCCCAGTCTGAAGTTCAGGCCGAAGAAGCACCTGGCCAGGATGAGCCCGCTGGCCCGGAAGGAGAGCACCCCAGGCCCTGCCAAGCATGCCACTTCTGAACCTCTCG ACTCTTCTGCAAGCAGCAGTAGCACGCCTGCTTCTGGCTCCAGCTCTCCCAATGACAGCCTGGCTCCCGACAACGGCGTGCTGCCCCCTACTGTCTCACTCGCTCATGAG GACGATGCTTCATCCCATTTCAGAGTCCACACCCCGTGCACCATGCCCACCATCTCTCTGGGGCGACCAGCTAACTCGAAG AGTGACCGCACAACCATGTTGCCCGGAGCCCCGCAGGTGTATGTCCCGCTGGGTCTGGAGGAGATCCCTGTCCAGACATCGTCTCGGCTCCAGCCGATGGTCATCTTGGAGCCATCCGGCTTGCTCCGCACTCAGCTGCTCacgg TGCAtggccctgtcccctgcctggCTGACGTGCCCCTGCAGTTCAGCTCCCAAGCAGAGTTCCTGGTGCCACAGGGCCAGCACAAGCTTCTGAGCCGGACCCGGTCGGAACCATTGCCTCAGAGTCCACAGTCCGTGCACACACAGCTGCTGCAGGCACACCTGAGCAAGGTGACACTGCCCCACCACCGCctttgccaccatacactgttGGGAACATACTACCACCTGAGCAAG CTGATGTGGAAGTCGAGTGAGAAACCTCGTCTGGGGCAGATCCCATCAGAGGAGATGGACTCGGAGGAGGCGGGGCAGGAGCGTGGGGACGCCTCCCAGGGACGGCCGCGCATGGACCTGCTGCGTGAGGCGGAGCTGGCATCGGGAGGCGAGAGgcgcagcaacctgcagcagaAACCCCTGCTTAGCCAG TCGTTGCTATGGGAGCAGCTgagactgcattcacagaggcAGGCAGTCCATCTGGAGGCCGGGCCCATTCCCATGGTGCTCCGGGGCACCCACCGCACCTTGTCCCGCACCCAGTCTTCGCCGGCTTCCACCTCTCTCTCGCTGCCAGATAAGGCCCTCTCTCTGCCAACTCCAGAGAACCCCAGCAAGCCGCGCTTCACTACAG GTCTCATGTATGACTCCCAAATGCTGAAGCACCAGTGTAACTGCGGGGACAACAGCAGCCAcccagagcatgctgggagaaTCCAGAGCATCCTATCACGGCTGCAGGAGCGCGGACTGCGGAATCAGTGCGAG ATCATCCAGGGGAAGAAAGCCagtctggaggagctgcagttgGTTCACTCTGAGAAGCACGTGCTGCTGTACGGAACCAACCCGCTGAACCGCCTGAAGCTGGACCCCCGCAAGCTGAGTG GAATCCTGTCTGAGaggatgtttgtcatgctgccatgTGGGGGCGTTGGG GTGGACAACGACACAATCTGGAATGAGATGTACACATCGACAGCATCTCGTGTGGCTGCAGGAGGTGTAACAGAGTTGGCCTTCAAGGTGGCAACGGGCGAGTTAAAG AATGGCTTTGCGGTGGTGAGACCCCCCGGACATCATGCTACCCACTCAGCCCCCAT GGGCTTCTGCTTCTTCAACTCCGTGGCGATCGCTGCCAAGCAACTGCAACACAAGCTGAACGCCAGCAAGATCCTCATTGTAGACTGG GATGTTCACCATGGAAACGGTACCCAGGAGACGTTCTACAGTGACCCCAGCGTGCTCTTCATCTCCTTGCATCGATATGATGACGGCAACTTCTTCCCAGGCAGCGGGGGTCCTACTGAG GTGGGCTCAGGCACAGGTGAAGGCTTCAACGTCAATGTGGCGTGGACGGGTGGCCTGGACCCCCCCATGGGAGACGCGGAGTACCTAGCTGCATTCAG GACCGTAGTGATGCCAATCGCTCGAGAGTTCTCCCCGGACGTGGTTTTGGTGTCGTCCGGGTTTGACGCTGCCACGGGACACCCTCCGCCTCTGGGGGGCTACAAGGTTTCTGCCAGAT GTTTTGGCTACATGACACAGCAGCTGATGGAACTGGCCGGAGGTCGGGTGGTCCTCGCCCTCGAAGGGGGTTACGATCTCACGGCCATCTGCGATGCTTCTGAGGCTTGTGTCAGCGCCCTGTTGGGCATCGAG ATGGAGCCACTCCCAGAGGAGACACTGCAGCAGAAACCCAATGTGAATGCAGTGCGCTCACTGCAAAGGGTGTTGCTGGTTCACG GAGAGTACTGGCCCTCGGTGAAGCACACCGTCCACACGGTGGACCTGTCCTTCCGGCAGGCCCAACGGCATGAGCATGAGGAAAATGATACAGTTACCGCTCTGGCCTCGTTGTCAGTGGGAGTCCTTCACAACAAGAG CAGGACCCATGAGGAGCCCATGGACCACAATGATGAGTCCTTCTGA
- the LOC125725511 gene encoding histone deacetylase 7-like isoform X2, which yields MDLRVSQRSGRSGSIPTTINQQPVYLDHFPLQPCGWVSKQQLQRHVRFNRDPCEEEDKEKPVQQLRNKAKSQQSAIASSAVKKKLQEVILKKRQQAAQERIRSSPASSSLGRCRELPLESDAAPEPFLLSPPAQPPSETPKHPLLRRTASEPSLKFRPKKHLARMSPLARKESTPGPAKHATSEPLDSSASSSSTPASGSSSPNDSLAPDNGVLPPTVSLAHEDDASSHFRVHTPCTMPTISLGRPANSKSDRTTMLPGAPQVYVPLGLEEIPVQTSSRLQPMVILEPSGLLRTQLLTVHGPVPCLADVPLQFSSQAEFLVPQGQHKLLSRTRSEPLPQSPQSVHTQLLQAHLSKVTLPHHRLCHHTLLGTYYHLSKLMWKSSEKPRLGQIPSEEMDSEEAGQERGDASQGRPRMDLLREAELASGGERRSNLQQKPLLSQSLLWEQLRLHSQRQAVHLEAGPIPMVLRGTHRTLSRTQSSPASTSLSLPDKALSLPTPENPSKPRFTTGLMYDSQMLKHQCNCGDNSSHPEHAGRIQSILSRLQERGLRNQCEIIQGKKASLEELQLVHSEKHVLLYGTNPLNRLKLDPRKLSGILSERMFVMLPCGGVGVDNDTIWNEMYTSTASRVAAGGVTELAFKVATGELKNGFAVVRPPGHHATHSAPMGFCFFNSVAIAAKQLQHKLNASKILIVDWDVHHGNGTQETFYSDPSVLFISLHRYDDGNFFPGSGGPTEVGSGTGEGFNVNVAWTGGLDPPMGDAEYLAAFRTVVMPIAREFSPDVVLVSSGFDAATGHPPPLGGYKVSARCFGYMTQQLMELAGGRVVLALEGGYDLTAICDASEACVSALLGIEMEPLPEETLQQKPNVNAVRSLQRVLLVHGEYWPSVKHTVHTVDLSFRQAQRHEHEENDTVTALASLSVGVLHNKRTHEEPMDHNDESF from the exons ATGGACCTGCGAGTGAGCCAGAGATCAGGCCGTTCCGGCTCCATTCCCACTACCATCAACCAGCAGCCTGTCTACTTAGACCACTTCCCGCTTCAGCCGTGCGGCTGGGTCTCCAAGCAGCAGCTGCAGCGGCATGTCCGG TTCAACAGGGATCCATGTGAGGAGGAAGACAAGGAGAAACCAGTACAGCAACTGCGGAACAAGGCCAAGAGCCAGCAGA GTGCCATAGCTAGTTCTGCGGTAAAGAAAAAACTCCAAGAAGTGATTCTGAAGAAACGGCAACAGGCTGCCCAGGAACGGATTAGGTCCAGCCCCGCCAGCAGCTCCCTGGGGAGATGTCG GGAGCTGCCGCTTGAGTCTGACGCTGCCCCGGAGCCCTTCCTGCTGAGCCCGCCTGCACAGCCCCCCAGCGAGACCCCCAAACATCCACTGCTAAGAAGGACAG CTTCGGAGCCCAGTCTGAAGTTCAGGCCGAAGAAGCACCTGGCCAGGATGAGCCCGCTGGCCCGGAAGGAGAGCACCCCAGGCCCTGCCAAGCATGCCACTTCTGAACCTCTCG ACTCTTCTGCAAGCAGCAGTAGCACGCCTGCTTCTGGCTCCAGCTCTCCCAATGACAGCCTGGCTCCCGACAACGGCGTGCTGCCCCCTACTGTCTCACTCGCTCATGAG GACGATGCTTCATCCCATTTCAGAGTCCACACCCCGTGCACCATGCCCACCATCTCTCTGGGGCGACCAGCTAACTCGAAG AGTGACCGCACAACCATGTTGCCCGGAGCCCCGCAGGTGTATGTCCCGCTGGGTCTGGAGGAGATCCCTGTCCAGACATCGTCTCGGCTCCAGCCGATGGTCATCTTGGAGCCATCCGGCTTGCTCCGCACTCAGCTGCTCacgg TGCAtggccctgtcccctgcctggCTGACGTGCCCCTGCAGTTCAGCTCCCAAGCAGAGTTCCTGGTGCCACAGGGCCAGCACAAGCTTCTGAGCCGGACCCGGTCGGAACCATTGCCTCAGAGTCCACAGTCCGTGCACACACAGCTGCTGCAGGCACACCTGAGCAAGGTGACACTGCCCCACCACCGCctttgccaccatacactgttGGGAACATACTACCACCTGAGCAAG CTGATGTGGAAGTCGAGTGAGAAACCTCGTCTGGGGCAGATCCCATCAGAGGAGATGGACTCGGAGGAGGCGGGGCAGGAGCGTGGGGACGCCTCCCAGGGACGGCCGCGCATGGACCTGCTGCGTGAGGCGGAGCTGGCATCGGGAGGCGAGAGgcgcagcaacctgcagcagaAACCCCTGCTTAGCCAG TCGTTGCTATGGGAGCAGCTgagactgcattcacagaggcAGGCAGTCCATCTGGAGGCCGGGCCCATTCCCATGGTGCTCCGGGGCACCCACCGCACCTTGTCCCGCACCCAGTCTTCGCCGGCTTCCACCTCTCTCTCGCTGCCAGATAAGGCCCTCTCTCTGCCAACTCCAGAGAACCCCAGCAAGCCGCGCTTCACTACAG GTCTCATGTATGACTCCCAAATGCTGAAGCACCAGTGTAACTGCGGGGACAACAGCAGCCAcccagagcatgctgggagaaTCCAGAGCATCCTATCACGGCTGCAGGAGCGCGGACTGCGGAATCAGTGCGAG ATCATCCAGGGGAAGAAAGCCagtctggaggagctgcagttgGTTCACTCTGAGAAGCACGTGCTGCTGTACGGAACCAACCCGCTGAACCGCCTGAAGCTGGACCCCCGCAAGCTGAGTG GAATCCTGTCTGAGaggatgtttgtcatgctgccatgTGGGGGCGTTGGG GTGGACAACGACACAATCTGGAATGAGATGTACACATCGACAGCATCTCGTGTGGCTGCAGGAGGTGTAACAGAGTTGGCCTTCAAGGTGGCAACGGGCGAGTTAAAG AATGGCTTTGCGGTGGTGAGACCCCCCGGACATCATGCTACCCACTCAGCCCCCAT GGGCTTCTGCTTCTTCAACTCCGTGGCGATCGCTGCCAAGCAACTGCAACACAAGCTGAACGCCAGCAAGATCCTCATTGTAGACTGG GATGTTCACCATGGAAACGGTACCCAGGAGACGTTCTACAGTGACCCCAGCGTGCTCTTCATCTCCTTGCATCGATATGATGACGGCAACTTCTTCCCAGGCAGCGGGGGTCCTACTGAG GTGGGCTCAGGCACAGGTGAAGGCTTCAACGTCAATGTGGCGTGGACGGGTGGCCTGGACCCCCCCATGGGAGACGCGGAGTACCTAGCTGCATTCAG GACCGTAGTGATGCCAATCGCTCGAGAGTTCTCCCCGGACGTGGTTTTGGTGTCGTCCGGGTTTGACGCTGCCACGGGACACCCTCCGCCTCTGGGGGGCTACAAGGTTTCTGCCAGAT GTTTTGGCTACATGACACAGCAGCTGATGGAACTGGCCGGAGGTCGGGTGGTCCTCGCCCTCGAAGGGGGTTACGATCTCACGGCCATCTGCGATGCTTCTGAGGCTTGTGTCAGCGCCCTGTTGGGCATCGAG ATGGAGCCACTCCCAGAGGAGACACTGCAGCAGAAACCCAATGTGAATGCAGTGCGCTCACTGCAAAGGGTGTTGCTGGTTCACG GAGAGTACTGGCCCTCGGTGAAGCACACCGTCCACACGGTGGACCTGTCCTTCCGGCAGGCCCAACGGCATGAGCATGAGGAAAATGATACAGTTACCGCTCTGGCCTCGTTGTCAGTGGGAGTCCTTCACAACAAGAG GACCCATGAGGAGCCCATGGACCACAATGATGAGTCCTTCTGA
- the LOC125725511 gene encoding histone deacetylase 7-like isoform X3 yields MDLRVSQRSGRSGSIPTTINQQPVYLDHFPLQPCGWVSKQQLQRHVRFNRDPCEEEDKEKPVQQLRNKAKSQQSAIASSAVKKKLQEVILKKRQQAAQERIRSSPASSSLGRCRELPLESDAAPEPFLLSPPAQPPSETPKHPLLRRTASEPSLKFRPKKHLARMSPLARKESTPGPAKHATSEPLDSSASSSSTPASGSSSPNDSLAPDNGVLPPTVSLAHEDDASSHFRVHTPCTMPTISLGRPANSKSDRTTMLPGAPQVYVPLGLEEIPVQTSSRLQPMVILEPSGLLRTQLLTVHGPVPCLADVPLQFSSQAEFLVPQGQHKLLSRTRSEPLPQSPQSVHTQLLQAHLSKLMWKSSEKPRLGQIPSEEMDSEEAGQERGDASQGRPRMDLLREAELASGGERRSNLQQKPLLSQSLLWEQLRLHSQRQAVHLEAGPIPMVLRGTHRTLSRTQSSPASTSLSLPDKALSLPTPENPSKPRFTTGLMYDSQMLKHQCNCGDNSSHPEHAGRIQSILSRLQERGLRNQCEIIQGKKASLEELQLVHSEKHVLLYGTNPLNRLKLDPRKLSGILSERMFVMLPCGGVGVDNDTIWNEMYTSTASRVAAGGVTELAFKVATGELKNGFAVVRPPGHHATHSAPMGFCFFNSVAIAAKQLQHKLNASKILIVDWDVHHGNGTQETFYSDPSVLFISLHRYDDGNFFPGSGGPTEVGSGTGEGFNVNVAWTGGLDPPMGDAEYLAAFRTVVMPIAREFSPDVVLVSSGFDAATGHPPPLGGYKVSARCFGYMTQQLMELAGGRVVLALEGGYDLTAICDASEACVSALLGIEMEPLPEETLQQKPNVNAVRSLQRVLLVHGEYWPSVKHTVHTVDLSFRQAQRHEHEENDTVTALASLSVGVLHNKSRTHEEPMDHNDESF; encoded by the exons ATGGACCTGCGAGTGAGCCAGAGATCAGGCCGTTCCGGCTCCATTCCCACTACCATCAACCAGCAGCCTGTCTACTTAGACCACTTCCCGCTTCAGCCGTGCGGCTGGGTCTCCAAGCAGCAGCTGCAGCGGCATGTCCGG TTCAACAGGGATCCATGTGAGGAGGAAGACAAGGAGAAACCAGTACAGCAACTGCGGAACAAGGCCAAGAGCCAGCAGA GTGCCATAGCTAGTTCTGCGGTAAAGAAAAAACTCCAAGAAGTGATTCTGAAGAAACGGCAACAGGCTGCCCAGGAACGGATTAGGTCCAGCCCCGCCAGCAGCTCCCTGGGGAGATGTCG GGAGCTGCCGCTTGAGTCTGACGCTGCCCCGGAGCCCTTCCTGCTGAGCCCGCCTGCACAGCCCCCCAGCGAGACCCCCAAACATCCACTGCTAAGAAGGACAG CTTCGGAGCCCAGTCTGAAGTTCAGGCCGAAGAAGCACCTGGCCAGGATGAGCCCGCTGGCCCGGAAGGAGAGCACCCCAGGCCCTGCCAAGCATGCCACTTCTGAACCTCTCG ACTCTTCTGCAAGCAGCAGTAGCACGCCTGCTTCTGGCTCCAGCTCTCCCAATGACAGCCTGGCTCCCGACAACGGCGTGCTGCCCCCTACTGTCTCACTCGCTCATGAG GACGATGCTTCATCCCATTTCAGAGTCCACACCCCGTGCACCATGCCCACCATCTCTCTGGGGCGACCAGCTAACTCGAAG AGTGACCGCACAACCATGTTGCCCGGAGCCCCGCAGGTGTATGTCCCGCTGGGTCTGGAGGAGATCCCTGTCCAGACATCGTCTCGGCTCCAGCCGATGGTCATCTTGGAGCCATCCGGCTTGCTCCGCACTCAGCTGCTCacgg TGCAtggccctgtcccctgcctggCTGACGTGCCCCTGCAGTTCAGCTCCCAAGCAGAGTTCCTGGTGCCACAGGGCCAGCACAAGCTTCTGAGCCGGACCCGGTCGGAACCATTGCCTCAGAGTCCACAGTCCGTGCACACACAGCTGCTGCAGGCACACCTGAGCAAG CTGATGTGGAAGTCGAGTGAGAAACCTCGTCTGGGGCAGATCCCATCAGAGGAGATGGACTCGGAGGAGGCGGGGCAGGAGCGTGGGGACGCCTCCCAGGGACGGCCGCGCATGGACCTGCTGCGTGAGGCGGAGCTGGCATCGGGAGGCGAGAGgcgcagcaacctgcagcagaAACCCCTGCTTAGCCAG TCGTTGCTATGGGAGCAGCTgagactgcattcacagaggcAGGCAGTCCATCTGGAGGCCGGGCCCATTCCCATGGTGCTCCGGGGCACCCACCGCACCTTGTCCCGCACCCAGTCTTCGCCGGCTTCCACCTCTCTCTCGCTGCCAGATAAGGCCCTCTCTCTGCCAACTCCAGAGAACCCCAGCAAGCCGCGCTTCACTACAG GTCTCATGTATGACTCCCAAATGCTGAAGCACCAGTGTAACTGCGGGGACAACAGCAGCCAcccagagcatgctgggagaaTCCAGAGCATCCTATCACGGCTGCAGGAGCGCGGACTGCGGAATCAGTGCGAG ATCATCCAGGGGAAGAAAGCCagtctggaggagctgcagttgGTTCACTCTGAGAAGCACGTGCTGCTGTACGGAACCAACCCGCTGAACCGCCTGAAGCTGGACCCCCGCAAGCTGAGTG GAATCCTGTCTGAGaggatgtttgtcatgctgccatgTGGGGGCGTTGGG GTGGACAACGACACAATCTGGAATGAGATGTACACATCGACAGCATCTCGTGTGGCTGCAGGAGGTGTAACAGAGTTGGCCTTCAAGGTGGCAACGGGCGAGTTAAAG AATGGCTTTGCGGTGGTGAGACCCCCCGGACATCATGCTACCCACTCAGCCCCCAT GGGCTTCTGCTTCTTCAACTCCGTGGCGATCGCTGCCAAGCAACTGCAACACAAGCTGAACGCCAGCAAGATCCTCATTGTAGACTGG GATGTTCACCATGGAAACGGTACCCAGGAGACGTTCTACAGTGACCCCAGCGTGCTCTTCATCTCCTTGCATCGATATGATGACGGCAACTTCTTCCCAGGCAGCGGGGGTCCTACTGAG GTGGGCTCAGGCACAGGTGAAGGCTTCAACGTCAATGTGGCGTGGACGGGTGGCCTGGACCCCCCCATGGGAGACGCGGAGTACCTAGCTGCATTCAG GACCGTAGTGATGCCAATCGCTCGAGAGTTCTCCCCGGACGTGGTTTTGGTGTCGTCCGGGTTTGACGCTGCCACGGGACACCCTCCGCCTCTGGGGGGCTACAAGGTTTCTGCCAGAT GTTTTGGCTACATGACACAGCAGCTGATGGAACTGGCCGGAGGTCGGGTGGTCCTCGCCCTCGAAGGGGGTTACGATCTCACGGCCATCTGCGATGCTTCTGAGGCTTGTGTCAGCGCCCTGTTGGGCATCGAG ATGGAGCCACTCCCAGAGGAGACACTGCAGCAGAAACCCAATGTGAATGCAGTGCGCTCACTGCAAAGGGTGTTGCTGGTTCACG GAGAGTACTGGCCCTCGGTGAAGCACACCGTCCACACGGTGGACCTGTCCTTCCGGCAGGCCCAACGGCATGAGCATGAGGAAAATGATACAGTTACCGCTCTGGCCTCGTTGTCAGTGGGAGTCCTTCACAACAAGAG CAGGACCCATGAGGAGCCCATGGACCACAATGATGAGTCCTTCTGA